A stretch of DNA from Glycine max cultivar Williams 82 chromosome 18, Glycine_max_v4.0, whole genome shotgun sequence:
ATCTATGATTTTGGAGCAACCCCAATTGTTTGAATCCTTGTGGAATACGAAAATATGATCAAATTGAGTTTTGTGTAAACAAGATCAAGCATCTTTCAGTTCAAACAGAAAGTTCTCTTAAGTCAAAATTCTGTTTGTATATCATAGTTTTGGGTCAGCAAAGGAACTAAACACTAGTGGGAAATCCTCAAGTGCAACGGGGGCACATGCTTATAAGGAATGCAGGTTTTCAGACAACAAAAAAACTACAGCTAATATTTCATTTCCAATAGCATGACCTAGAAAACAACTACAATATTTGGCAAACATGATGGCATACAGTGAAGGAAAAAACTCTATTAATGCATAAATCCTAAAATCTTGACAAtcattaattagtataaaaccTTCAATTATGCAAACCAGGGGATATCATACCGCCTTTACTTTTTCGCAAAATCGCCTTATTACTATTAGTCTACAACCATGAGTTCATGACCATACTAACATTGGTATATTTTTCTCTGGGAGCATAGGAGCATAGTAATATTAGCCTTAGATAAAgaacattttttcaaatttaaaatggatATCATCAATTTTCCTTATGCTGTATAGTCGTCAATGAGAGGACATACCTAGGGTTAGGATTGCCTCTCACCACCTTCTGCCCATACTTGCGCCAGCGGTAGCCATCATCCAAGATATCAACCTCACTCAGAGTTTGTACAACAACCCGTGGCTCCCGGATAGGCTTAACTACAGGAGTGATGTCAGCAATTCCAAGGTCCATTTTTCTGCTCAAAAAAACTTGTGATCATCAGCAATTATACATAAGCAGCAGAAAGAAACTTTGAGCTTTGGGAGAAATTGTCAAACCTTCGCTTTGAGAAgggatcatcatcatcaacctCATCATTATTCCGGTTTGACAAAACCCCCAAACCATCTAGATCACCATCATTTGTTGCTACAGGCGATAGCTCTGGTTGACTGTCAGGCTCAGCCAGGTGAGACCCCTGGCCACACATATAGGATCCATTGCCTACAATTCaagaattagaagagaaagaaagccATGTTATTTGGTTTACATtaaataggaacaaaatggaATCAATAAGAAGCATCTAGCAGGTATTACCATCTCGGCTGGTCAAAGAAACTTTATCAGATCTCTCTTCTTGCACAGACATAATAGTTCCAGCAGAGTAACGGCGGTTTGGTTGAGGTTTAGGATGATCATGTGTTCCCTTGTAAATTATCTCAGTGATCTGCCCATCATGAGAGCGTTCAAATAGTTTCTTGACTTCACAATTAGGATGTGTACATTTGTAATAACTGCGTGGAAATTCACTTCCTTTAACATGTTTTTGCCCATATTTTCTCCAGTTGTATCCATCATCAGATACTCTATCAGCTGCAACGGAAAGTCCACTACCTCTATTGTCAACTTGTGATGCTTGAAGCCCAGTTGTTATGTTGCTTCTAGGGTTCAATTCATCCAAATCACCTTCAACACGGGCACTACCTCCTGAGCAATCCATTTGAACAGGTGATGATAGACTTAATTCATTTGAAGGGGATGCTGACTCATTTTTTACTAATGGTGATGAATCAAAAGCTTGAGCTTTTCCTTGACCATCTATTTGAGTAGATTTTTCACTTGCATGGTTGTCAAAGTCTGCGGGAAC
This window harbors:
- the LOC100781491 gene encoding probable WRKY transcription factor 20 isoform X2 — encoded protein: MDAGEALSDDPNRPNSAADAAPATAGARYKLMSPAKLPISRSPCVTIPPGLSPTSFLESPVLLSNMKVEPSPTTGSLSLLHQTAHGSVTSAASSTFPVTTVPADFDNHASEKSTQIDGQGKAQAFDSSPLVKNESASPSNELSLSSPVQMDCSGGSARVEGDLDELNPRSNITTGLQASQVDNRGSGLSVAADRVSDDGYNWRKYGQKHVKGSEFPRSYYKCTHPNCEVKKLFERSHDGQITEIIYKGTHDHPKPQPNRRYSAGTIMSVQEERSDKVSLTSRDGNGSYMCGQGSHLAEPDSQPELSPVATNDGDLDGLGVLSNRNNDEVDDDDPFSKRRKMDLGIADITPVVKPIREPRVVVQTLSEVDILDDGYRWRKYGQKVVRGNPNPRSYYKCTNTGCPVRKHVERASHDPKAVITTYEGKHNHDVPTARNSCHDMAGPASASGQTRIRPEESDTISLDLGMGISPAAENTPNSQGRMMLSEFGDSQTHTSNSNFNFVHTTTVPGYFGVLNNNSNPYGSRENPSDGPSLNHSAYPCPQNIGRILMGP
- the LOC100781491 gene encoding probable WRKY transcription factor 20 isoform X1 — its product is MDAGEALSDDPNRPNSAADAAPATAGARYKLMSPAKLPISRSPCVTIPPGLSPTSFLESPVLLSNMKVEPSPTTGSLSLLHQTAHGSVTSAASSTFPVTTVCFNTNTVDDRKPSFFEFKPHNRSNMVPADFDNHASEKSTQIDGQGKAQAFDSSPLVKNESASPSNELSLSSPVQMDCSGGSARVEGDLDELNPRSNITTGLQASQVDNRGSGLSVAADRVSDDGYNWRKYGQKHVKGSEFPRSYYKCTHPNCEVKKLFERSHDGQITEIIYKGTHDHPKPQPNRRYSAGTIMSVQEERSDKVSLTSRDGNGSYMCGQGSHLAEPDSQPELSPVATNDGDLDGLGVLSNRNNDEVDDDDPFSKRRKMDLGIADITPVVKPIREPRVVVQTLSEVDILDDGYRWRKYGQKVVRGNPNPRSYYKCTNTGCPVRKHVERASHDPKAVITTYEGKHNHDVPTARNSCHDMAGPASASGQTRIRPEESDTISLDLGMGISPAAENTPNSQGRMMLSEFGDSQTHTSNSNFNFVHTTTVPGYFGVLNNNSNPYGSRENPSDGPSLNHSAYPCPQNIGRILMGP
- the LOC100781491 gene encoding probable WRKY transcription factor 20 isoform X4, translated to MENSMRVSDRVEPSPTTGSLSLLHQTAHGSVTSAASSTFPVTTVPADFDNHASEKSTQIDGQGKAQAFDSSPLVKNESASPSNELSLSSPVQMDCSGGSARVEGDLDELNPRSNITTGLQASQVDNRGSGLSVAADRVSDDGYNWRKYGQKHVKGSEFPRSYYKCTHPNCEVKKLFERSHDGQITEIIYKGTHDHPKPQPNRRYSAGTIMSVQEERSDKVSLTSRDGNGSYMCGQGSHLAEPDSQPELSPVATNDGDLDGLGVLSNRNNDEVDDDDPFSKRRKMDLGIADITPVVKPIREPRVVVQTLSEVDILDDGYRWRKYGQKVVRGNPNPRSYYKCTNTGCPVRKHVERASHDPKAVITTYEGKHNHDVPTARNSCHDMAGPASASGQTRIRPEESDTISLDLGMGISPAAENTPNSQGRMMLSEFGDSQTHTSNSNFNFVHTTTVPGYFGVLNNNSNPYGSRENPSDGPSLNHSAYPCPQNIGRILMGP
- the LOC100781491 gene encoding probable WRKY transcription factor 20 isoform X3: MENSMRVSDRVEPSPTTGSLSLLHQTAHGSVTSAASSTFPVTTVCFNTNTVDDRKPSFFEFKPHNRSNMVPADFDNHASEKSTQIDGQGKAQAFDSSPLVKNESASPSNELSLSSPVQMDCSGGSARVEGDLDELNPRSNITTGLQASQVDNRGSGLSVAADRVSDDGYNWRKYGQKHVKGSEFPRSYYKCTHPNCEVKKLFERSHDGQITEIIYKGTHDHPKPQPNRRYSAGTIMSVQEERSDKVSLTSRDGNGSYMCGQGSHLAEPDSQPELSPVATNDGDLDGLGVLSNRNNDEVDDDDPFSKRRKMDLGIADITPVVKPIREPRVVVQTLSEVDILDDGYRWRKYGQKVVRGNPNPRSYYKCTNTGCPVRKHVERASHDPKAVITTYEGKHNHDVPTARNSCHDMAGPASASGQTRIRPEESDTISLDLGMGISPAAENTPNSQGRMMLSEFGDSQTHTSNSNFNFVHTTTVPGYFGVLNNNSNPYGSRENPSDGPSLNHSAYPCPQNIGRILMGP
- the LOC100781491 gene encoding probable WRKY transcription factor 20 isoform X5: MDCSGGSARVEGDLDELNPRSNITTGLQASQVDNRGSGLSVAADRVSDDGYNWRKYGQKHVKGSEFPRSYYKCTHPNCEVKKLFERSHDGQITEIIYKGTHDHPKPQPNRRYSAGTIMSVQEERSDKVSLTSRDGNGSYMCGQGSHLAEPDSQPELSPVATNDGDLDGLGVLSNRNNDEVDDDDPFSKRRKMDLGIADITPVVKPIREPRVVVQTLSEVDILDDGYRWRKYGQKVVRGNPNPRSYYKCTNTGCPVRKHVERASHDPKAVITTYEGKHNHDVPTARNSCHDMAGPASASGQTRIRPEESDTISLDLGMGISPAAENTPNSQGRMMLSEFGDSQTHTSNSNFNFVHTTTVPGYFGVLNNNSNPYGSRENPSDGPSLNHSAYPCPQNIGRILMGP